Proteins from a genomic interval of Rhodothermus marinus:
- a CDS encoding acetylxylan esterase — translation MRTGIPVVVLLFGLGVAANVAAQCPDTTGWAAIARASRADHQRMLELLGIDRLRPGPSPQEANTDEARVPPYTLPDPLVTFDGRRITTPREWWEVRRPEIVAAFDREVYGRVPPDVPSVRWEVVSTTRTVQDSIPVVVKKLVGHVDNSAYPAIEVHIDMTLVTPAEADGPVPVILHFSFVWPECMRPPAPPPGQRTWQQQVLARGWGYAELYPTSYQADHGAGLTAGIIGLTNRGRPRRPDDWGVLRAWAWGASRALDYFETDPTVDARRVGIAGLSRFGKAALVAMAYDQRFAIGLIGSSGAGGAKLLRRVFGEQVENLASPAEYHWFAGNFLKYAGPLTPDDLPVDAHLLIALVAPRPLFIGAGHPEVEGHWVDARSTFLAAVHAEPVYRLLGKVGLGTDVMPPVGELLARGEIAFRMHEDGHTNGPNWPYFLEFASRYFEPDRNGQ, via the coding sequence ATGCGTACCGGAATTCCTGTCGTCGTCCTGCTGTTCGGGCTGGGCGTTGCCGCGAACGTCGCGGCCCAGTGCCCGGATACGACCGGGTGGGCGGCCATCGCCCGGGCGAGCCGGGCCGATCATCAGCGCATGCTGGAGCTACTCGGCATCGATCGGCTGCGGCCCGGCCCTTCGCCTCAGGAAGCCAACACCGACGAAGCCAGGGTGCCGCCCTACACCCTGCCCGACCCGCTGGTCACCTTCGACGGTCGGCGTATCACCACGCCCCGGGAATGGTGGGAGGTGCGTCGCCCGGAGATCGTCGCGGCGTTCGACCGGGAGGTCTACGGCCGCGTGCCGCCCGACGTGCCTTCGGTACGCTGGGAAGTGGTCAGCACCACCCGCACGGTGCAGGATTCGATCCCGGTCGTCGTCAAAAAGCTGGTGGGCCATGTGGACAACAGCGCCTACCCGGCCATCGAGGTACACATCGACATGACGCTGGTCACACCGGCCGAGGCCGACGGGCCGGTGCCGGTGATCCTGCATTTCAGCTTTGTCTGGCCGGAGTGCATGCGGCCGCCCGCCCCACCTCCCGGTCAGCGCACCTGGCAACAGCAGGTGCTGGCGCGGGGCTGGGGCTATGCCGAGCTGTACCCGACCAGTTACCAGGCCGACCACGGCGCGGGGCTGACCGCGGGGATCATCGGACTTACGAATCGGGGGCGGCCGCGCCGTCCCGACGACTGGGGCGTGCTGCGCGCCTGGGCCTGGGGTGCCAGCCGGGCGCTGGATTACTTCGAGACCGACCCCACCGTCGATGCCCGGCGCGTGGGCATTGCGGGGCTTTCGCGTTTTGGCAAGGCGGCGCTCGTGGCCATGGCCTACGATCAGCGGTTTGCGATCGGCCTGATCGGCTCATCGGGCGCCGGTGGCGCCAAGCTGCTCCGCCGCGTCTTCGGCGAGCAGGTGGAAAATCTGGCCTCGCCCGCCGAGTATCACTGGTTCGCCGGCAACTTTCTCAAATACGCCGGTCCGCTGACGCCCGACGACCTGCCCGTCGATGCACACCTGTTGATCGCGCTGGTGGCGCCGCGCCCTCTGTTCATCGGGGCCGGCCATCCCGAAGTCGAAGGGCACTGGGTGGACGCCCGGAGCACGTTTCTGGCCGCCGTCCATGCCGAGCCGGTATATCGACTGCTGGGGAAAGTCGGCCTGGGAACCGACGTCATGCCGCCCGTTGGCGAGCTGCTGGCCCGAGGCGAGATCGCCTTCCGCATGCATGAGGACGGTCACACGAACGGCCCCAACTGGCCCTATTTTCTGGAGTTCGCCAGCCGTTACTTTGAACCGGATCGAAACGGCCAATGA
- a CDS encoding SGNH/GDSL hydrolase family protein: protein MKLLRLAAVVCVLLAGCRSGNSPDASAPEEVWVGTWATAPQLVEPHNMPPPPGLAGNTLRQIVHVSLGGDRLRVRFSNEYGKTPMVLQAVHLADAREGSAIDPATDRALTFGGHPSVTIPPGATVTSDPFDYSLRPLSNVAITIYFGEVPADLTGHPGSRTTSYLQEGNAVDAPEMPEAVTFERWYVINGIDVVAPEAAVVVTLGNSITDGRGSGTNKQNRWPDELARRLQADPRTRHVGVVNMGIGGNCVVRQCLGPSARERFARDVLHQPGARWVIVFEGINDIGGAEGGLEGALAMADSLIAAYRWMIDQAHARGLRIYGATLLPFEGAFYYTPEREQARQRVNEWIRTSGAFDAVIDLDAALRDPSNPARLHPDWDTGDHLHPNEAGHRRIAEAIDLTLFVDDAP from the coding sequence ATGAAATTGCTACGTCTTGCCGCCGTCGTCTGCGTGCTGCTTGCGGGCTGTCGCTCCGGCAATTCGCCCGATGCGTCTGCGCCGGAGGAGGTCTGGGTGGGCACCTGGGCCACGGCACCCCAGCTTGTGGAACCGCACAACATGCCGCCTCCGCCCGGACTGGCCGGCAACACGTTGCGCCAGATCGTGCACGTCTCGCTGGGGGGCGATCGCCTGCGCGTGCGCTTTTCCAACGAATACGGTAAGACGCCGATGGTACTGCAGGCGGTGCATCTGGCCGACGCCCGGGAAGGAAGCGCCATCGATCCGGCCACCGACCGGGCCCTTACCTTCGGCGGGCACCCTTCGGTGACCATCCCGCCGGGCGCGACCGTTACATCCGATCCGTTCGACTATTCGCTGCGGCCGCTGTCGAACGTGGCGATCACCATTTACTTTGGCGAGGTGCCGGCCGATCTCACCGGGCATCCCGGCTCACGCACGACGTCCTATCTGCAGGAGGGCAACGCCGTCGATGCCCCGGAAATGCCCGAGGCGGTTACGTTCGAGCGCTGGTACGTGATCAACGGGATCGATGTGGTGGCCCCGGAGGCCGCCGTGGTGGTCACGCTCGGCAACTCGATCACCGACGGGCGTGGTTCGGGAACGAACAAGCAGAACCGCTGGCCGGACGAACTGGCCCGGCGGCTGCAGGCCGATCCACGTACCCGGCACGTGGGCGTCGTGAACATGGGGATCGGCGGCAACTGTGTGGTCCGGCAATGCCTGGGCCCATCTGCACGCGAACGCTTTGCACGGGACGTGCTCCATCAGCCGGGCGCGCGCTGGGTGATCGTTTTCGAGGGCATCAACGACATCGGCGGCGCCGAAGGCGGCCTGGAAGGAGCGCTGGCCATGGCCGATTCGCTCATCGCTGCCTATCGCTGGATGATCGATCAGGCGCATGCCCGTGGCCTTCGTATCTACGGGGCCACGCTACTCCCCTTCGAAGGTGCCTTTTACTACACGCCCGAACGTGAACAGGCCCGCCAGCGCGTGAACGAATGGATCCGCACCAGCGGGGCGTTCGATGCGGTAATCGATCTGGACGCGGCGCTGCGCGATCCGTCGAATCCCGCCCGCCTGCATCCCGACTGGGACACCGGCGACCATCTGCATCCCAACGAGGCCGGTCATCGCCGCATCGCCGAAGCTATCGACCTGACGCTGTTCGTGGACGACGCCCCCTGA
- a CDS encoding TRAP transporter substrate-binding protein, translated as MERRRFLKKAALGAAATAVLAGCGNRQTDEGGAPAVQTLPRLRWRLASSFPRGLDTIYGAAEVLAERVRALTDGRFEIRVYPAGELVPGLQVLDAVQNGTVPIGHTASYYFIGKHPALAFDCTVPFGLTARQYNAWLLEGGGLDLLRELFAEFNIVNLPGGNTGAQMGGWFRREINNLRDLRGLKMRIPGMGGRVMSEMGVTVQVLAGGEIYPALERGAIDAAEWAGPYDDEKLGFYQIAPYYYYPGWWEPGPALTFYVNRREWERLPSFYREVLWTAALEASQTMVARYDARNPAALQRLLQAGVQLRRFPDDVLREAARITEELLGQEQDPLYRKIYEAYRRWRAQSYRWFGTTELAYAQFAFQLPSFLET; from the coding sequence ATGGAACGTCGGCGCTTTCTGAAAAAGGCCGCGCTGGGTGCGGCGGCCACGGCCGTGCTGGCAGGCTGCGGTAATCGGCAGACAGACGAAGGCGGCGCGCCCGCCGTGCAGACGCTGCCCCGTCTGCGCTGGCGGCTGGCCTCGAGCTTTCCACGCGGGCTCGACACGATCTATGGCGCGGCCGAGGTGCTGGCCGAACGCGTACGTGCGCTGACCGACGGCCGCTTCGAGATCCGCGTCTACCCGGCCGGCGAGCTGGTGCCGGGCCTGCAGGTGCTCGACGCCGTGCAGAACGGCACGGTCCCGATCGGCCACACGGCCAGCTACTACTTCATCGGCAAGCATCCGGCGCTGGCCTTCGACTGTACGGTACCCTTCGGGCTGACGGCCCGTCAGTACAATGCCTGGCTGCTCGAAGGCGGCGGTCTGGACCTGTTGCGTGAGCTGTTCGCCGAGTTCAACATCGTGAACCTGCCCGGCGGCAACACGGGCGCCCAGATGGGCGGCTGGTTCCGGCGCGAGATCAACAATCTGCGCGACCTGCGCGGCCTGAAAATGCGCATTCCGGGCATGGGCGGTCGGGTCATGAGTGAAATGGGCGTGACCGTGCAGGTGCTGGCCGGCGGCGAGATCTACCCGGCGCTGGAACGCGGCGCCATCGACGCGGCCGAGTGGGCCGGTCCCTATGACGACGAGAAGCTGGGCTTTTATCAGATCGCACCCTACTACTACTATCCGGGCTGGTGGGAGCCCGGTCCGGCACTGACCTTCTACGTGAACCGCCGCGAGTGGGAGCGGCTGCCTTCGTTCTACCGGGAGGTGCTCTGGACGGCTGCGCTGGAGGCCAGCCAGACCATGGTGGCCCGCTACGATGCCCGTAACCCGGCAGCCCTGCAACGCCTGCTGCAGGCCGGCGTGCAGCTCCGGCGCTTTCCGGACGACGTGCTGCGCGAAGCCGCCCGCATCACCGAAGAACTGCTCGGACAGGAGCAGGACCCGCTCTACCGTAAGATCTACGAAGCCTACCGCAGGTGGCGGGCGCAGAGCTATCGCTGGTTCGGCACCACAGAGCTGGCCTACGCGCAGTTTGCCTTCCAGCTACCCTCCTTCCTCGAAACCTGA
- a CDS encoding TIGR00730 family Rossman fold protein: MPHRVCVYCAASQRVDEHYRKLAEQVGARLAQAGYELVYGGGDVGLMGALARSVHRHGGRVVGVIPEALQEREGIAYELADALIVTQTLQERKAVMFTRADAFLVLPGGFGTLEEFMEVLTLRQLGYHHKPIVLLNYRGFFDLLLRFFERLRRERFVPDHWPFAVASDVDEAFALLERALAPTDSSHADRP, translated from the coding sequence ATGCCCCACCGCGTCTGCGTCTACTGCGCCGCCAGCCAGCGGGTGGATGAGCACTACCGAAAGCTGGCCGAACAGGTGGGCGCGCGGCTGGCACAGGCCGGCTACGAGCTGGTCTACGGCGGTGGCGATGTGGGACTCATGGGCGCGCTGGCCCGTAGCGTCCACCGGCACGGCGGACGCGTCGTGGGCGTCATCCCCGAAGCGCTCCAGGAGCGCGAGGGCATCGCCTACGAACTGGCCGACGCGCTCATCGTCACGCAGACGCTTCAGGAACGCAAGGCCGTCATGTTCACGCGGGCCGACGCCTTTCTGGTGCTGCCCGGTGGCTTCGGCACGCTCGAAGAGTTTATGGAAGTGCTGACGCTGCGCCAGCTCGGCTACCACCACAAACCCATCGTGCTGCTGAACTACAGGGGATTCTTCGATTTGCTCCTGCGCTTTTTCGAACGGCTACGCCGCGAACGCTTCGTGCCGGACCACTGGCCGTTCGCCGTCGCCTCGGACGTGGACGAAGCCTTCGCCCTGCTGGAACGTGCCCTGGCACCTACCGATTCCTCCCATGCCGACCGTCCCTGA
- a CDS encoding DinB family protein — protein MPTVPETELALLRTCYETLATLLDREGARFFEKLPGSDWTPAQHAWHVAVANGMMFKGIRLLCEGRHPQARPEGAPNEIGRHVLATGRMPRGRARAPEAVRPPDTLDITTLREALQRSHQGLEALAPLLPRLSAVVERAPHPFLGWLNATEWLQVARIHTMHHLHIIDELLGA, from the coding sequence ATGCCGACCGTCCCTGAAACCGAACTGGCCCTGCTTCGCACCTGCTACGAGACGCTCGCGACCCTGCTCGACCGCGAAGGCGCGCGCTTCTTCGAAAAGCTACCGGGCTCCGACTGGACGCCCGCGCAGCATGCCTGGCACGTGGCCGTGGCCAACGGAATGATGTTCAAGGGCATTCGCCTGCTCTGTGAGGGACGCCACCCGCAGGCCAGACCGGAAGGTGCACCCAACGAGATCGGCCGCCACGTGCTGGCTACCGGCCGGATGCCGCGCGGCCGCGCCCGTGCTCCCGAAGCGGTGCGTCCCCCCGACACGCTCGACATCACCACACTCCGCGAAGCCCTGCAGCGCAGCCATCAGGGCCTCGAGGCGCTGGCACCGCTGCTTCCGCGCCTGTCCGCCGTGGTCGAGCGGGCACCCCATCCGTTTCTGGGGTGGCTCAATGCGACGGAGTGGCTGCAGGTTGCCCGCATCCACACGATGCACCACCTGCATATCATCGATGAACTCCTGGGAGCCTGA